The following coding sequences lie in one Dunckerocampus dactyliophorus isolate RoL2022-P2 chromosome 4, RoL_Ddac_1.1, whole genome shotgun sequence genomic window:
- the tet3 gene encoding methylcytosine dioxygenase TET3 isoform X4, which yields MEIGSHDRLQEGALSLELSNGVNCYPNDNESSMDTGQKRAGSVPPRQCWVAGHGNDQQQPSLNSSSHANPSEPVHHVDMEDAHNLVNFSAIAGTLPPSSSASCLQAQPVTTQLYEKFIQEMGADGARIKHSGAPDSSHRSLEDMNTLQTALSHAKHGHKPPNCNCDGPDCPDYLEWLEKKIKLATSEDQDTSKMTNSPHLQPTIQQPHLQNQPYLQANGGNHHLSSSYPQQQQRKKGQVPCSKLPPIPCSPQVLSIAKERNVSLQTAIAIEALTQLSATGTQGAGLAGHTLFNNNLQQHQHSQNLSHPPPNGTNLIPSSRSQSVPPGLHTDQQTAVSCEHHRPQSQGQPPHASTSPFPGQGNPHGFGQNPQQWLQGPNRGSEEQKAWMHMHSDSHYAGAPHTRSDPMTELKQLLGDTSRKSDNASFKLPVTQQFSQNGGLQAQGQPGMPRIKQEPDSGEPYHHSASMGHGNMANGQFQAHHYAGTPLSPGQAAIRHSTQAALQQHLHYKRNLFSNHSSGFGAPSVPVACQNLKKWWPQMEANGLTHLSIKQEPKEPKKKKTGSPVMKAMSGILPAPPLPKPKQIIIKKTKQKASVPTFLPKTQISMGRANTLTSLQPAGSLPLLPSHSNSSQVAAAGLPAQAQSQVSISNLSLPPSLTNSALSASTPAPMGSLPPPMAHVTHAKPEEVGSLASNTANTASNPTSTCPPNTSQLSGLFNIDPKYEELIRQFEAEFGDSAADTPSSQAMSATDTASQIRNQSQSSGLDPSVTTSSTTQNAPFIHTPESSSMPHMNSQEMDVDKDKPEAQRELTSNQTSTECPMQDQMDIVQQQQRHSQIDEMFSIPCSPLPKRMKIETTGDVAILSTTCYSEEDTPTKNGLPCSPSLKGFLESPLHYLDTPTKSLLDTPSKDLQAEFPTCTCVEQVLEKDEGPYYNHLGSGPTVASIRDLMETRYGEKGDAVRIEKVVYTGREGKSSRGCPIAKWVIRRSDEKEKLLCLVRHRAGHHCANAVIIILIMAWEGVPKPLADKLYRELSDTLTKYGNPTSRRCGLNDDRTCACQGKDPDTCGASFSFGCSWSMYFNGCKYARSKIPRKFRLQGEHPEEEDKLRNNFQHLATEVAPLYKKLAPQAYSNQCQSEYKAEDCRLGLKEGRPFAGVTACMDFCAHAHKDQHNLYNGCTVVCTLTKEDNRVVGEIPQDEQLHVLPLYKISTTDEFGSEEGQRLKMKTGAIQVLQAFRREVRKLPEPAKSCRQRRLDAKKAASEKKKNKLQQQAGETPEKTVVKTELCISESPQHQGNKAIIKQEVQPNIKKEPFNGSIDGYSLQAASAIKNMYPHPAYYARGGLPTPGHPSAADPVNGYNHNLPASHYGLYNYAPNALFPPKMRTYEARKDSMSNAGTKAFQVDKKPDIHSLQARLAHSYPGHPEPTNQMNTQSSDYNQQRPSSVSSESSNRRTPVIKQEPMDMPVCEDAGLSQAGENTPSNTPHPATWPGNRFNGGIVSENWDYQNCRQSPEASLANADKQKFHQHSQQQPSSYPQPWTSFSGSNTLMASPASSPVPQVPPSQSPHLGTGILGNIHRGSPCPSTPRPSTPHPGTPQPGITPPLSLTHPGNSHSRSLTPHSATPRQWLSPAPSPQPNAWPMGHAAYSPGLKHSNPAGAYPDKMWCKTGESRCSTPLGVQEKAWKSCGGSVAGSTPSPAPEGRLFPDALQQSDQSGWGRAECDAESTKGYEEDEEEVWSDSEHNFLDPNIGGVAVAPAHGSILIECARRELHATTPLKKPDRSHPTRISLVFYQHKNLQQPMHGLAVWEAKMKLLAERALQRQQEAALLGLSQEEIKALSKKRKWGATATGAALGAGQSKDKREGPVTRLAPSFHTTSMVTASPYAFTHLTGPYSYFV from the exons ATGGAAATTGGGTCACATGACCGCCTCCAGGAAGGCGCGCTGAGCCTGGAACTATCCAATGGTGTGAATTGCTACCCTAATGATAATGAGTCGTCAATGGACACAGGGCAGAAGAGGGCAGGAAGTGTACCCCCAAGGCAGTGCTGGGTGGCAGGACATGGCAATGACCAACAGCAACCATCTTTGAACAGCAGCAGTCATGCAAACCCAAGTGAACCTGTCCACCATGTGGATATGGAGGATGCTCACAATCTGGTTAATTTTTCTGCTATTGCTGGCACCTTACCTCCTTCTTCCTCTGCTTCCTGCCTCCAAGCTCAGCCTGTGACAACACAGCTGTATGAGAAATTCATCCAGGAGATGGGTGCTGATGGGGCTCGGATCAAACACTCAGGTGCTCCTGACTCAAGTCACCGATCTCTAGAAGACATGAACACCCTACAGACAGCACTGAGCCACGCAAAACATGGTCACAAGCCTCCCAACTGTAACTGTGATGGGCCAGACTGTCCAGACTACCTTGAGTGGCTGGAGAAGAAGATTAAGTTGGCAACCAGTGAGGATCAAGACACCAGCAAGATGACTAATTCCCCACATTTACAGCCTACCATTCAGCAGCCCCATCTGCAGAATCAGCCGTATCTCCAGGCAAACGGTGGCAACCACCACTTGTCTTCTTCCTACCCCCAGCAACAACAGCGAAAAAAAGGCCAAGTGCCCTGCTCCAAACTTCCTCCAATTCCCTGCTCTCCCCAGGTGCTGTCTATAGCCAAGGAAAGGAATGTCAGTCTACAGACAGCCATTGCCATAGAAGCCCTTACACAGTTATCTGCTACTGGAACTCAAGGTGCTGGTCTTGCAGGTCACACTCTCTTTAATAATAACCTCCAGCAACATCAACATAGCCAAAACCTCTCACATCCTCCTCCAAATGGCACTAACTTAATTCCATCCTCACGCTCTCAGTCCGTCCCTCCAGGATTGCACACTGACCAGCAGACGGCAGTGTCCTGTGAGCACCATAGACCCCAGTCACAGGGCCAGCCCCCCCATGCTTCTACCTCTCCCTTTCCAGGTCAAGGAAACCCTCACGGCTTTGGCCAGAATCCACAACAGTGGCTGCAGGGCCCAAACAGAGGCTCTGAAGAGCAGAAAGCATGGATGCATATGCATTCTGATTCCCATTATGCTGGTGCACCTCACACTAGATCAGACCCGATGACAGAACTCAAACAGCTGCTGGGTGACACAAGCCGCAAGTCTGACAATGCATCTTTCAAGCTTCCAGTTACACAGCAGTTCAGCCAGAATGGAGGCTTGCAGGCACAGGGCCAGCCAGGTATGCCCAGGATAAAGCAAGAGCCAGACTCTGGTGAGCCTTACCATCATTCTGCCTCCATGGGACATGGCAACATGGCTAATGGTCAGTTTCAGGCTCACCACTATGCTGGTACTCCTCTGTCTCCTGGGCAAGCAGCCATCAGACACTCAACTCAGGCAGCTCTGCAACAGCACCTTCACTACAAGAGGAACCTCTTCTCTAATCACTCCTCTGGCTTTGGTGCTCCAAGTGTCCCTGTGGCTTgtcaaaacttaaaaaaatggtgGCCACAGATGGAAGCTAATGGTTTGACACATCTGAGCATAAAACAGGAGCCCAAGGAacccaagaagaaaaaaacaggatCCCCTGTCATGAAAGCTATGAGTGGGATACTCCCAGCTCCCCCACTTCCTAAACCCAAACAGATTATAATTAAGAAGACCAAGCAAAAAGCTTCTGTGCCAACTTTCCTGCCGAAGACTCAAATCAGCATGGGCCGAGCGAACACCCTGACCAGTCTGCAACCTGCAGGTTCACTGCCCCTTTTGCCCTCCCACAGTAACTCCTCTCAGGTGGCTGCTGCAGGTCTCCCTGCCCAAGCCCAATCTCAGGTATCCATTTCCAACCTCTCATTGCCTCCCTCTTTGACTAATTCTGCTTTGTCAGCGAGCACTCCGGCTCCCATGGGATCTCTGCCCCCGCCAATGGCCCATGTCACCCATGCTAAACCGGAGGAAGTGGGTAGTTTAGCCTCTAACACTGCCAACACTGCCTCAAATCCGACCTCCACATGTCCACCCAACACCTCACAATTATCAGGTCTCTTCAACATCGACCCTAAGTATGAAGAACTGATCCGTCAGTTTGAAGCTGAATTTGGGGACTCAGCTGCAGACACACCTTCCAGCCAAGCCATGTCTGCGACTGATACAGCTTCTCAGATAAGAAACCAATCCCAGTCCAGTGGCCTGGACCCCAGTGTCACAACATCTTCTACAACCCAGAATGCTCCCTTCATCCACACCCCTGAGTCCAGCTCCATGCCTCATAtgaacagtcaggagatggatgTTGACAAAGATAAACCTGAAGCCCAAAGGGAACTAACGTCAAACCAAACATCCACAGAGTGTCCAATGCAGGACCAGATGGACATCGTCCAACAGCAGCAGCGGCACAGTCAGATAGACGAAATGTTCAGCATACCATGTTCGCCCTTGCCTAAACGAATGAAAATTGAAACCACGGGTGATGTAGCTATCCTTTCCACTACTTGCTACTCTGAGGAGGACACACCCACGAAGAACGGCCTGCCTTGTTCTCCATCTTTGAAAGGGTTCTTAGAGTCTCCTCTGCACTATCTAGACACCCCCACCAAGAGCTTGCTGGATACTCCATCGAAAGACCTACAGGCAGAGTTCCCCACTTGTACCTGTGTGG agcAAGTCCTGGAGAAAGATGAGGGGCCTTACTACAATCATTTGGGATCAGGACCAACAGTGGCCTCCATAAGAGACCTGATGGAAACACG GTATGGGGAGAAAGGAGACGCCGTTCGGATAGAAAAAGTGGTGTACACAGGCAGAGAAGGAAAGAGCTCAAGAGGATGCCCAATTGCTAAATGG GTAATTCGTCGTTCAGATGAGAAAGAGAAGTTGCTGTGTCTGGTCCGTCATCGTGCAGGCCACCACTGTGCCAACGctgtcatcatcatcctcatcatggCATGGGAAGGCGTCCCAAAGCCTCTAGCTGACAAACTGTACCGCGAGCTCAGCGACACCCTCACCAAATATGGCAACCCCACCAGTAGACGCTGTGGCCTCAATGATGA TCGTACCTGCGCATGTCAAGGCAAGGACCCTGACACTTGTGGTGCTTCTTTCTCCTTTGGCTGTTCCTGGAGTATGTACTTCAATGGTTGCAAATACGCCCGAAGTAAAATACCACGCAAGTTCCGGCTACAAGGAGAGCACCCTGAAGAG GAGGACAAACTCAGGAACAACTTCCAGCATCTGGCAACCGAGGTGGCTCCATTGTACAAGAAGCTGGCCCCTCAGGCCTACAGCAACCAG TGTCAATCAGAATACAAGGCTGAAGACTGCCGGCTGGGTTTGAAGGAGGGAAGACCATTCGCAGGAGTCACTGCCTGCATGGATTTCTGTGCCCATGCCCATAAGGACCAGCACAACCTTTACAATGGCTGCACAGTG GTGTGCACTTTGACCAAGGAAGACAACCGTGTGGTTGGGGAGATCCCTCAGGACGAACAGCTCCATGTGTTACCTCTCTACAAGATCTCCACCACTGATGAATTTGGCAGTGAGGAAGGCCAGCGCCTCAAGATGAAGACAGGAGCTATTCAGGTGCTTCAGGCTTTCCGACGAGAAGTCCGCAAGTTGCCCGAACCAGCCAAGTCGTGTCGACAGCGCCGCCTGGATGCCAAGAAGGCTGCatcagagaagaagaaaaataaactcCAGCAGCAGGCAGGAGAGACACCAGAGAAGACAGTGGTTAAGACTGAACTGTGCATCAGTGAGTCCCCTCAACACCAAGGCAATAAAG cAATTATAAAACAAGAGGTTCAGCCCAACATCAAGAAGGAGCCCTTCAATGGATCAATCGATGGATACTCTTTGCAAGCAGCCAGTGCAATCAAGAACATGTACCCACATCCTGCCTACTATGCAAGGGGAGGCCTCCCCACACCTGGCCATCCCTCTGCAGCAGACCCTGTAAATGGCTATAACCACAATCTGCCCGCATCACACTATGGTCTCTACAACTACGCCCCTAATGCACTTTTCCCACCTAAGATGAGGACCTACGAGGCTCGCAAAGACTCTATGTCCAATGCTGGCACTAAGGCTTTCCAAGTGGACAAGAAGCCTGATATTCACAGCCTTCAGGCCAGACTAGCTCATTCCTATCCTGGCCATCCAGAACCAACCAACCAAATGAATACCCAGTCATCAGACTACAACCAGCAACGTCCTTCTTCTGTCTCTTCTGAGTCCTCCAACAGACGCACTCCAGTCATAAAGCAGGAGCCGATGGATATGCCAGTCTGCGAGGACGCTGGACTGAGCCAGGCTGGTGAAAACACACCAAGCAACACCCCCCACCCTGCTACCTGGCCTGGAAACAGGTTCAATGGAGGTATTGTTTCCGAAAACTGGGACTATCAGAATTGCAGACAAAGTCCTGAGGCCTCATTAGCTAACGCAGACAAGCAGAAGTTCCACCAGCATTCCCAGCAACAGCCCTCTTCTTACCCACAGCCATGGACATCCTTCTCTGGCTCAAATACCCTCATGGCATCCCCTGCTTCATCACCAGTCCCCCAAGTACCTCCCTCCCAGTCTCCTCATTTAGGCACAGGCATTCTGGGTAACATACACCGAGGATCTCCTTGTCCATCCACCCCACGTCCAAGCACCCCTCATCCAGGTACACCTCAGCCTGGTATCACTCCCCCATTGTCCCTTACACACCCTGGTAATTCTCACTCCCGTTCACTTACACCACATTCTGCCACTCCCAGGCAGTGGCTCAGCCCTGCCCCAAGTCCCCAGCCAAATGCTTGGCCAATGGGGCATGCAGCATATAGCCCTGGTTTGAAGCACAGCAATCCTGCGGGTGCCTACCCAGATAAGATGTGGTGCAAAACTGGTGAAAGTCGCTGTTCCACTCCTCTTGGGGTTCAAGAGAAAGCCTGGAAGTCTTGTGGAGGTTCAGTCGCAGGCAGTACACCATCTCCTGCTCCTGAGGGACGCCTCTTCCCTGATGCACTGCAGCAATCAGATCAGTCTGGCTGGGGCCGAGCTGAATGCGACGCAGAGAGCACCAAGGGATAcgaggaagacgaggaggaggtgTGGTCTGACAGCGAGCACAACTTCCTCGATCCTAATATCGGCGGTGTTGCAGTGGCACCAGCCCATGGGTCCATCCTAATTGAATGTGCCCGTCGGGAACTCCATGCTACCACTCCACTGAAAAAGCCTGATCGCTCCCACCCCACTCGCATCTCTCTGGTCTTCTATCAGcacaaaaacctccaacagccCATGCACGGATTGGCTGTGTGGGAGGCCAAAATGAAGCTGCTGGCAGAGAGGGCGCTCCAGAGGCAGCAGGAAGCAGCTCTCCTTGGCCTCTCCCAGGAAGAAATCAAGGCGCTTAGCAAGAAACGCAAATGGGGGGCCACTGCAACGGGGGCTGCACTAGGTGCTGGACAATCTAAAGACAAGAGAGAGGGGCCCGTTACACGGTTAGCACCCAGTTTCCACACCACCTCAATGGTTACCGCATCTCCCTATGCCTTCACGCACCTCACTGGGCCATACAGCTACTTCGTGTGA